One region of Ananas comosus cultivar F153 linkage group 9, ASM154086v1, whole genome shotgun sequence genomic DNA includes:
- the LOC109714970 gene encoding protein tesmin/TSO1-like CXC 2, which translates to MDTPERSTVGAAAISKFEDSPVFNFINSLSPIQMVKSIDSVQSIQAYQSLNFASIPSIFTSPHANTQKDSKLSARNPFKELSEQETSSVTCLLNEALVDPPDDSSIVPTNLPQPLQFDGGSPNHSTTPRHGAKTDHVQSNLNLFQSSLDKRKSLFAPEREIGENHPANQENNEVVGLDWTNLMSDNVDDLLIYNLSIEVDICRAVDGKQGLGDVNYSDFFSSKYAGEINDSQKTQPDVLSAPCVQNVTENPHVLCDEMFGKEDDMDHTPEILSGGPNQVVPIDHIQENLNEASDCIPLGYKVDSQQQRGMRRRCLVFEAAGLSKKNTGNVKPRSAISITSKGKMASYDSHLNPLKTPSPRVLPGIGLHLNALATTSKDRMVTQDTLASGKQLISMPCTIGSFVSTGQKTESKSQPVAKDFVHTGSEFQEPQVMNNETSPPTVLENAEESSPKKKRRKLENGEGESCKRCSCKKSKCLKLYCECFAAGVYCSEPCACQGCFNKPIHEETVLSTRKQIESRNPLAFAPKVIRTSETGQELGEVSDKTPASARHKRGCNCKKSSCLKKYCECYQGGVGCSISCRCEACKNAFGRKDGSTPGGAEEIEHGEEEKDAHEKKEEMPDDGQQNASVQNHENHSSENLAITPFKACRQLVKLSYFSSSKPPRPSAPTGYFSRLYNTQALLKSEAMLLCNKFENHVNNFCDDDTANILKENGSPSNVMKTSSPNGKRISPSNGVGFSPSRKGGRKLILRSIPSFPSLSNVDSDDAVNDTTNSFNPSTLT; encoded by the exons ATGGACACCCCCGAGCGGAGCACGGTCGGAGCGGCGGCGATCTCCAAGTTCGAG GATTCTCCAGTCTTCAACTTCATCAATAGTTTATCTCCTATCCAGATGGTTAAATCAATAGATTCAGTACAGAGCATACAAGCTTACCAATCTTTGAATTTTGCATCTATTCCCTCCATCTTTACTTCACCACATGCCAATACCCAAAAAGACTCTAAATTGTCAGCAAG GAATCCTTTTAAAGAACTTTCGGAACAAGAGACTAGTAGTGTAACATGTTTACTTAATGAAGCGTTAGTTGATCCTCCTGATGACTCGTCAATTGTGCCTACCAATTTGCCTCAGCCTTTGCAATTTGATGGTGGCAGTCCAAATCATAGTACTACACCTCGCCATGGTGCCAAAACAGATCACGTACAAAGCAATCTTAACCTTTTTCAAAGTAGTCTTGACAAAAGAAAGAGCTTATTTGCCCCTGAAAGGGAGATCGGGGAAAATCATCCAGCCAATCAAGAGAATAATGAAGTGGTAGGATTGGATTGGACGAATTTGATGTCCGATAATGTTGATGACCTTTTGATTTATAACCTTTCAATTGAAGTGGATATTTGCAGAGCTGTGGATGGAAAGCAAGGGCTCGGTGATGTTAATTACAGTGATTTTTTCTCATCAAAGTATGCAGGGGAGATTAATGATTCACAGAAAACACAACCTGATGTGCTTTCTGCTCCTTGTGTCCAAAATGTTACTGAGAATCCTCATGTGCTTTGTGATGAAATGTTTGGAAAGGAAGATGATATGGATCATACCCCAGAAATTCTCTCCGGTGGTCCTAACCAGGTTGTTCCAATTGATCACATCCAGGAGAATTTGAATGAAGCCAGCGATTGTATTCCATTAGGCTACAAG GTTGATTCCCAACAACAACGTGGCATGCGGAGGCGCTGTTTGGTTTTTGAAGCAGCTGGGCTTTCGAAGAAGAACACAGGCAATGTGAAACCTCGTTCTGCAATCTCAATAACATCCAAGGGCAAAATGGCTTCTTATGATAGCCACTTAAATCCTCTGAAAACTCCATCACCACGTGTCTTACCTGGTATTGGTTTACATTTGAATGCTCTTGCAACAACTTCAAAAGATAGAATGGTCACACAGGATACTTTAGCTTCTGGAAAACAACTAATAAGCATGCCATGCACTATTGGTTCCTTTGTTTCAACTGGGCAGAAAACAGAAAGTAAGTCTCAGCCTGTTGCAAAGGATTTTGTTCATACTGGTAGTGAATTTCAAGAGCCTCAAGTTATGAACAATGAGACTTCACCGCCAACTGTGCTCGAAAATGCTGAGGAGTCCAGCCCCAAGAAGAAGAG GCGCAAGTTAGAAAATGGTGAAGGTGAATCATGCAAGCGTTGCAGCTGTAAGAAGTCAAAGTGCTTGAAGCT TTATTGTGAGTGTTTTGCTGCGGGGGTCTACTGTTCGGAACCCTGTGCATGCCAAGGATGTTTCAATAAGCCTATTCATGAGGAAACCGTTCTTTCTACTCGCAAGCAGATAGAATCTCGTAATCCACTTGCATTTGCTCCCAAAGTGATTCGAACGTCTGAAACTGGTCAGGAATTAGGG GAAGTTTCTGACAAGACTCCGGCTTCGGCTCGTCATAAAAGAGGATGCAATTGCAAGAAATCAAGCTGTCTAAAGAAATACTGCGAGTGCTATCAG GGAGGTGTTGGATGCTCCATCAGCTGCAGATGCGAGGCTTGTAAGAATGCTTTTGGAAGAAAAGATG GTTCAACCCCTGGTGGTGCCGAAGAGATTGAACacggagaggaagaaaaagatgcCCATGAGAAGAAAGAGGAAATGCCAGACGATGGCCAACAAAATGCTAGTGTccaaaatcatgaaaatcattCGTCAGAAAATCTTGCCATCACGCCTTTCAAAGCATGCAG ACAATTGGTCAAACTGTCGTACTTCTCAAGCTCAAAGCCGCCAAGACCTTCAGCTCCTACTGGATATTTCTCTCGGCTGTATAACACTCAGGCTCTTCTCAAGTCCGAAGCCATGCTTCTTTGTAACAAGTTTGAGAACCACGTCAATAACTTTTGTGATGACGATACAGCGAACATTCTAAAAGAGAATGGCTCCCCTAGCAATGTTATGAAAACCTCTTCACCTAATGGAAAGAGAATTTCTCCTTCTAATGGTGTCGGTTTCTCTCCAAGCCGAAAGGGTGGGCGGAAATTGATACTAAGATCCATCCCTTCATTTCCATCTCTTAGTAATGTGGATAGTGATGATGCAGTGAATGATACCACCAATTCTTTTAACCCATCCACACTCACCTGA